The genomic window TGAACGCCAACGGCAAACTCGATGTGCGCGAACTCGGCGTGCTCGCCGAGCACTCGCTCACCGGCGCGGGCGCGTCGGCTCCCACGGAGCCGACCACCGAGACCGAACGTGTGCTCACGAGCGTGCTCACCGAGGTGTTCGACGGCCGCGCGCCCGGCCTCGACGACGATTTCTTTGCCTTCGGCATGGACAGCATCGTCGCGATCTCCTTGGTGAACAAGGCACGTCGCCAAGGTCTCGCGATCTCGGTACGAATGGTGTTGGCAGCACCGACGGTTCGCGACCTCGCCGGTGCGATCGAACGAGGAGTTGCCGAAACAGCATTGGTGTCCGACGACGGCAACGCCGAAGTGCCGCCGCTGCCGATCGTGTCGTGGACCTACGAACACGGGAACTATCGCCGTTTCACGCAGAGTGTCCTGCTCGCCATGCCCCAGGGCATTTCGCGTGCGGAGCTCGAGATCTTGCTGCAAGCGGTGCTCGATGGACATGACATGCTGCGCGCACAACTGGTCGATACCCCGGACGGTTCTCGCCTGGCGTTGCGGGTGCCCGGCAGCGTCCGGGCAACGGATGTGCTGTCACAGATCGACGTCGACCCGGTAGGGGATGGGTTCACCGCGCAGCTGGCACCCGCGGTCCGGTCGGCGATCGATGAGATCGATCCGCGCGTCGGGAACATGGTCCGAGCGGTGTGGTTCCGCGGTGCGCCCGATGGCGACGCGCTGTTCCTGACGATCCACCATCTGGCCGTGGACGTGGTCTCTTGGCGCATTCTGATCGCCGATCTGGCCGAGGCATGGGAACAGGTGCGCTCCGGCATAGCACCGAAGGTAATGGCCGAGTTCACCTCCTACGGCACGTGGTCTCGGCTCATCCGGCAACGCGCTGCCGACCCCGAGGTGTTGGCGCAGCGTGACTACTGGGCCGCGCAGGTGAGCGGCCAGGATCCCGCCATCGGTCGGCGTAAACCGGATCCGGCTATCGATACCTGGGCGTCGCTGCGGGTCACCGAGTCGCCGACACCCGTCCCGACGACCGCGCGCATTCTGAGCGCGTTGTCCAAGGCGGACGGCGTCCGAGAGTTCCTGTTGGCGGCCCTGACGCTGACGTTGCTGTCGTGGCAGCGTGAGCGCGGTATCAATGACACCGCGGGCGCGCTCATCGCGCTGGAGAGCCATGGCCGGGCCGATGCGGTGGCAGGCGCCGACACGTCGAGCACCGTCGGCTGGTTCACGACCGTCTTTCCGGTCCGGCTCGGCGCCGATATGCCCGCCCTCGATGTGGCACGTGCGGAAGACGATCCGAATGTGGGTCGTGCGTTGCTGGATTCCGTTGCGGCACATATTGCGTCGATACCTGAGCAGGGCCTCGACTTCGGGGTGCTGCAGCAGGTGGCCGGGGTCGCGGAATTGGTCGATGCGCCCGAACCCCAGGTCGAATTCAACTATCTGGGCCGCGTCGACCTGATGGGGCCCGGCGAGTCGGCGTGGTCGGTGCTCACGGATCCGGCCTTCGCCGAGGCCATGGCGATGGTTCCGGAACCTGATCTGCCGCTGCGCTATGCCCTCGATGTTGTTGCCATGGTGCGTTCCGCGGCGGAGGGGTCGCAGTTGGTCACCAGCTGGCGCTGGAGCGATGCCTTGTTCACCGCGGACGAGATCGACCACCTCGCCGGACTCTGGGATCGCAGCGTCGCGGTGCTGGTGACGGCAGCGGATCACCGGTGAGCTGGCTTATGGTAGCCTTACCTAAGATTTGGCCGATATCTGCGGTGGATCGTGTATCGCACAGTCGCGGACCAGCTTCCGCTCTAGTTGTCGGCGGGAGTTTCGAAAGTGAGTAGCACTATGCAGCACAAACCGGGGTGGATAAGGAAGTTTCACAAGCCGGATTCCCCCGGGCGGCTGCCGCTGTTGATCTTTCCGCACGCCGGTGCGGGCGCCTCCGCATATCGTGCGCTCTCCAAAGCGTTCAGTGCGCATTACGACGTCATCATCTTCCAGTATCCAGGGCGGCAGGATCGCGCCAAAGAACCGGCGCTCACCTCACTTCAGGACATCGCCGCCGGCGCATTCGGGGAATTCCGTATGTCCGAATACAACCGCGACGAGCCGATTATCGCGTTCGGGCACAGCATGGGCGCGCTCGTTTCCTTCGAATTCGTCCGGCTCGCGCTCGCGGCGGGTGTCGACGTGCGCCAGCTCACGGTGTCGGCGGCGGTGGCTCCGTCGCGGGCCGAATATCGCACGCCGACACCGGAAGACGACGACGAGTTGCTCGACCACCTGATCATGCTCGAGGGCATCAATTCCGATGTGCTCGCGAGCCGGGAGATCATGCGGATGTCGCTGCCCGCCATCAAGGCCGATCACAAGGCCTCCGAGGCGTACCGGTGCCCGGCGAATGTGCGGGTCGGCACCAGGATCCACGCGATCGGCGGCGATCGGGATCCCATCGTTTCGATGGCGGATCTGCACGGATGGCACCAGCACGGCGACGATGTCGAGGTCACGATGTTCGAGGGTGGGCATTTCTATCTGAACAACCACGTCGAAGCGATGGCGGAACTGCTCGCCAAGGATGCGCGGCGGTGACAGCTGCCACGGCGCACGGCGTCGACCACATCGTCATTGCCGGTATGGCCGTCGAGGCGCCGGGCGGAATCGACAGCCCGGGATCATTCTGGTCCGCGCTCGCGGCGTCGAAGGAGTTGCTCGGTCCATTTCCGCGCGACCGCGGCTGGCCGATCGATGAGCTGCTGTCGTTATCGAGACTCGACGACTGGGGCACCGTCTGTGATGCGGGTGGATTCATCGACAACGCGGCCGAATTCGACCCGGCCTTTTTCTGGATCAGCCCGCGCGAGGCCATTGCCACCGATCCGCAGCAGCGGGTCGCGCTGCGCGTCGCGTGGCGGGCGCTGGAGAACACGGGATTGAATCCGGGTGCGCTCGCGGGCGAGGACGCCGGCTGTTTCATCGGTTGTTCTCCGACGGAGTACGGCCCGCCGGGCGCGGAAGTGAACGAATACAACGGCGTTCGGGTCATCGGTTACGGATTGCTGAGTGTCGCGGGCCGTGTGTCGCATGGTCTCGGGTTGACCGGCCCGTCGATGACCGTCGACGCCGCGTGCGCCTCGTCCCTGACCGCAGTGCATCTCGCCGCCGCCGCCGTGCGCGACGGAGACTGCGAATGGGCGCTGGCGGGTGCTGTCTGTGTGATGGGCGCGCCGGGGGTCTTCTACGAATTCGCCAAGCACAACGCGCTGTCGAACGACGGTCACTGCCGGTCCTACTCCGATGACGCCACCGGCACGCTGTGGGGTGAGGGCGCCGGCATCGTCATCGTCGAACGCGAGTCGCGCGCACGTCGACTCGGTCATCGGATCCACGGCCGCCTGCTCGCCTCGCACCACAACCACAACGGCAAGGGCAAGCCGATCCTGGTGCCGCGCACCGACGCTCAGGAGCGGTTGATCCGCAAGACCATCGCGAAATCGGGGATCGATCCGGCGGATGTCGGCATGATCGAGGGACACGGCACGGCCACTCGCGCGGGCGATCCGGTCGAGCTCCGCGCCCTCCAAAATACCTACGGTGCCGCGGGTTCGGCACCGCTGCTCGGTTCGGTGAAATCCAATGCCGGTCACGCACAAGCGGCCGCCGGAATGTTGGGTCTGATCAAACTATTGCTCGCGGGCAGGCATGGCCAGATTCCAGCGACTCTGTTCGCCGACAACCCGACCACCCGCGTGGATTGGGACCGATCGAGTTTGCGGCTGGCCACGGAACTTCAGCCGTGGGAACCGAAGAACGGCATGCGCTACGGCGCGGTGTCGTCGTTCGGTGCGGCGGGTTCCAACGCGCACGCGATTCTCGAGATGCCCGTTCGCGAGGAGAACGACGATGTCTAGCTATCGCCTGCCCGACGGATCGATTCCGGTCCTGCTGTCAGCGGATGCCCCCGCGACATTGCGGGCCGAGGCCGCGGCCATCCTCGCCTACCTGGAGGCGCGCTCCGCGGTTACCCCGGATCGCGTGGCGGACATGCTGTTTCGCACCCGGGTCGCTCGTCGGCACCGCGCCCTGCTGGTAGTGACCGGCCGCGACGACCTCGTCGCGGCGCTAACGGCGGTCCGCGACGGGCACGATCATCCCGCGGTGGTCCGCACCACCGAACCCGCCGCGGCGCGTCGGCTCGCTTACGTGCTGCCCGGCCAGGGGAGCCAGCGCCCCGGTATGGGCAAACTCTTTTACGACCAGGTGGCGGCCTTCCGCGCCGAGGTCGATCGCTGCGACGCGATCTTCCACGACCTGTTCGGCGCATCCCCGCTGTCCTACCTGCTCGACGCCGACGCGGTGGCCGACGACAACGCGACGATCGTCCAGCCCGCACTGTTCATGCAGATGGTCGGCCTCGGCGCGATGTGGCGTTCGGTCGGCGTCGAAGCCGCCGTCACCGTCGGACACAGCCAAGGCGAGATCGCCGCCGCCTACCTGGCCGGAAAGATGACCCTTGCCGACGCGATCGTCGTCGTCGGCACCAGGGCGCGGGCGGTCGACAAGATCGCCTCCGATCGGTACGCCATGGCGGTCGTCGCCGCCGACCGGGACGAATGCGAGGACCTGCTGGCGCGTCAGTCCGGTTGGGCTCAGGTGTCGGTGGTGAACTCGCCGCGGATGGTCGGGATCTCCGGCGACCGGGACACCGTGCAGGCCGTCGTGGATGTGTTCGCCGATCGCGGCCGGTTCGCCCGGGTGATTCGGGTTCGCTACCCGGCGCATACCAGTCTGCTCAACGAGTTCCGCGACGTTATCCGCGATGCCGTGCACAGCAGGCTGGCCAACACCCGGTTCCTCGAGTCCGAGATCGACTGTGTCGGTGCGACTCTCGGCGACATCATCCCCGTCGACCGCCCGGTCGACGAGTACTGGTTCTGGAATCTGCGCAACCCCGTTCGATTCGACCGGGCCATCGCGGGCGCGGTCGCGCGGGAGGTCGACACCTTCGTCGAACTCGCCGAACATCCGACGTTGCAGCTGGCCGTCGAGGAGAGCCTCGCCGAATACGCGGCCGACCGCGGCACTGTGGTGCGCGGTACGTCGAGCCGGACGGCGACCGATCTGAGCGAATTCACCAGAAATCTCGCGGTTCTCGCCGTCAACGATCTGAACTATCCATGGGAGAGCCTTCGCGTCGACGCCAATGCCCCCGCGCGGCTTCCGCTGTCGGACTTCCCGAATGTGCGGATGAACGAGGTGCCGCTGTGGCTTCCGCACGATGTCACCCACGGGCGCGCCAGGTCCACCGCCGCGCGTCCGGGAGTGGTCGCCGCCGCCAGGCCGGAACCGGTCGCTACGGCCAGCGCCACCGCGAAACCGCAACTGCTCGTTGAGGATTGGGTCCGGCTGACGCGGCGTTCGATGACCGCGCCGCGGGCACTCGGCATTGTCGACCACACCGGTCGCAGTGCCGAACTCGCCACCGCCCTCGTCGATTACGCGTCGACCCAGGGCTTGGGCGGGCGACGGCTCGATATCGAAGCGGCCAGCGGCGACCGGGAGGTCGACACCGTCTTGGTCCTACTACCCGCCATGCCCGATCTGGACGGTTCGGCCGCGGTCGCGGAGGTCGCGGAGTTCCTCGGTGCGCGCCGCTGGTGGTTCAAACCCGATGCGGGAGTGACCGAGTACTGGCTGCTCACCGTCGGTGGTGAGGCGGTCGTCCCCGGGGACGCGCCGCCGCATCCGGTGCACGCCGCCGCGAGCGCCGGATTCCGTTCGGCGAGTGCCGAGTACCCGGGTGTCGCGTTCCGTCATCTGGATCTCGCGCCGGACCAGGCGACCGCGCAGGCCGTCTCCTCGATCGTCACCGCGGTGCATACCGCCGAGGAGTCCGAACTCGCTCTGCGCGAAGGCAACCTTTACGCCAAGCGACTCGTCGAAGCGGACCACACAGCGCTGCTGAGCGGTCCGTCGACGCCGGAAAATGTCGTCATCACCGGCGGCACCGGAAGTCTGGGACTGGAATTCTGCGAGCACGTGGTACGCCACGGTGCGCGCTGCGTGACACTGGTGAGCAGGTCGGGGGAATCGGACGCGGTCGCGCGACGACTGCGCGAGCTTCGCGCGCTCGGATCGGCCGAGATCACCGTCATTGCCAGCGATATCGGTGACAAGGCGTCCGTCGCGCAGCTGGCCGACCGACTCCGGGACACGCCCGCGCACCTCATCATCCATGCGGCGGCGGACAATTCGGTCATCGGCGAACTCGAACTCACCGAGATCACCCATGGTCAGGTCGAACAGGCCCTGTCCGGGAAGGTCGTCGGCATCACGAACATCCTCGATGCGCTGACCAGAGCCGATGGCTGCGAAATCGTCCTGTGTTCCTCCCTCGCCGCCACCCTCGGTGGACGTGGCACGGTCGTTTACGCCGCCGCGAATCGGATGGTCGACGCCATCGCGCGGCAGCATCTCGCCGATGGTCTGCGGTGCGTATCGGTGCAGTGGGGCCAGTGGGCCGTCTTCGAAGGCAGCGGTAACGCCGACATCGTGAAACTGGCCGAGGTGGGCTATCTCCCGATGGCTTCGTCGGATGCCATCGCGCTCGGCCTCGGCGGTCTTCGCGGCAATGCCGTTGTCGCCGCCATGGATTGGGCTCGCGGACGCACTGTGCTCAGCGCCTTCGGGTACAACCCCCTCCTGTCCGGGTTGGAAACACCGGCTGCCGCCGCACTCCCGGTCGCCGAACCCGCCCCCGTGGTCGGCGGCGCCACGGTGCGCGCCGTCGATCTGCCCGACCGCATGGTGCGGCTACTCGCCGAAATCCTCGGTGCCGACGATATCGACACCATCGACAGCACGAGATCGCTTGTCGCCCTTGGCCTGGACTCCCTCCAGGCGCTGGAACTGCGCAGACGTGTCCACAGCGAATTCGGCGCCGAGCTGCCGGTGGCCGATCTCATCGGTGGCGCCGCACTCGATGACGTGGTCAGGATCGTCCGGGACGCGACCGGTGGTGCGACGCCGCAGGTGGTCGTCACCGAGGCGGCGCCACCGACCCGGTCGGCCCCGGCGGTGCGGAGCCTGCCCTCGGGCGTGACGGCGAGTGTCGCCGAGCGCATCAACCGAGCGAAAGAGGCTGCCCGCCACGCTGTTCCGAGTGATCTCGACGTCGACCGATTCCGGTCCGCGCGGCGTGACATGGATCTGTTCGGATTGCGCGCCATGCTGGCCGCGCTGCAACCGTTCCTGTCCGACACCGAGATTCGCAGCGTGGATGACATCGCGACCAGGATGCGATTCGCCCCGCGGCATCGATGGCTGCTGCGGCAGTGGTTGCAGGCGCTGGCCTCCGACGGCGGTGTCGAGGGTGATGTCGAGCGCGGCTACCGGTATGTGCGACCGGTACCGGCGCCGACCCGGCGGAGTCTGGTCGAAGTCTGTGCCGACCTCGGCTATTCGCGTCCGCTCGCGACTTTCCTGCAAGCCACCGACGACAAACTGACCGAACTTGCCCAGGGCGCGATGCAGGTTCAGGAACTGCTGTTCCCCAACGGGGATATGGCCACGGCCGAGGCCGCCTACCGGGACAACATCAGCAGCCGCTACCTGAATCTCGCCGCGGGCCGGGCGGTCGCCGATCTGGTCGACGGACTGCGCGGTGACCGGTCGCCGGTGCGGGTGCTCGAGCTGGGCGCCGGAATCGGCGGCACCACCGACGATGTCACGGCGGCGCTGTCCGGACTGCCGGTGGAGTACCACTTCACCGACGTGTCCACCTTCTTCCTCGCCGCCGCGAAACAACGGTTCGCCCACTATCCGTGGATGCGATACGGCATCGTCGATATGAACGCGGATCTGGGTAATCAGCCGCGCTACGACATCGTGATCGCCGCGAATGTGCTGCACAACGCCTACGACATCGCGGTAACCCTCGGGCAGCTGCACGATCTGCTGAATCCCGGCGGCGCGGTGGTGATCATCGAGACCTGTCACGCGCACTGCGAGCAACTGACCTCCGTGCACTTCCTGATGTCACCGCGCGAGGATCAGCCGCACGCCGGTTTGACCGATGTGCGCGCGGGTACCGACCGGATCTTCCTCACCGAGCACGAATGGCGGAATGAACTGGCAGCGGCCGGTCTCACGCCCGAACTGGTGCTGCCCGAGGCCGACCACCCGGTCGCCATGCTCGATCAGCGAGTCTTCGTCGCCGTACGCGGCCGGGACAGCTGAGGCAACGGCGGGTTACCTGCGCCACCCGGTGCCCATGGCAGTCGGGTGGCGCAGGCCGATCACCTACCGCACTACCGTCGAACCGCCGCTCAGCGCGGCGCCGGAGACCCGATGATGATGCTGCCGACGCTGCATTCCTCGAGTTCGTCTACGCCGGTGGCGGTGACGAATGCCTCGGTGTCGCCGAATCCTTGAGCGCATGCGCCGAGCCCCATGGCGGTCGCCGCGAGGTAGATCGTTTGCATCAGCACCCCGACGTGTTTGAGTACGACGGCGTAGGAGACCTGCTCATAGGTCCACATGACGCGGCCCGTGCGGGCCCCCATGACGAGCAGCACCTGCGGCTGCGCGCCTTCGGACAAGGTCGCCGAAGTGGACTTCACCAGCTTCGCCACCGCCGGGCTGTCCGCGGCGGCCACCGGGCGCAGCACATGCTCGTGCGAGTCGTAGTGGTACATGCCCGGCGCGAGCCCGGCGACATGGCGCACCACCGGATAGAGCTCGAGTTCGTAGACGCTGCCGCCGCTTGGATAAGGCTTGGACACCAGTTCCTCGCCCGCCACCTCGGAGCGAGTGCTCCTGATGCGCGCCGTGCGGTACAGCAATTCACCCAGTTGTGCCACCGTGATCGGGGCGGTGTCGTCGAACTCGCGAGTGGAGATCCGGTCCTCGAGCACGGCGGTCAGCGTCGGATCGGTCTCGCGCAGTGCGCTCAGATCCGGCGTCGGTAGCGCGATCGGCTCGCCCGGATAGGCCGCCTTGCGTGCGGGCGGCTGCGGGAACTGTCCCTTCGCCCACTTGGTCGGGCCGAAATGTTCCCACGTGACGATGCGCTCGCCCAGGGTGCTGCGCCGGTGGAACCACAGATCCGGTGCGCTCCAACTGCGGGTGGTGAAGTCGTGATCATCGGCGTCGGTGTCAGCGACGAGGAATCCGCACCGGAACAGATCGTCGGCGAATTGCGTTTTCACCGCGATCGGCAGGTTGCTGTCGGCCGCGCCCGGACCGTCGAGCAGCGCCAGCAGCCGTGGGTCGTGGATGCGCACATCGCACCACGAGAGCGGATGCTCCAGGACGAATCCGTCCGAATCGCGATGCAGCACCGCGAACTTCGACAGTGTCGCCGACCAGATCGGCCTGTTGTCCGGCCGGGGGCGCGGCCGCCCGAACGGCTGCACGCTGTAGAGGTCGCGTCCGCCGTCGCGCACCGTCACCGCCAACCAGCCCTCGGTGGCGAGCCGCTCCACCAGATCGGTCACGTCGTCCTCGCCCGCCGCCTGGGACAGCTCGGCGAGCGTCGCGGAACGCTGGTTGAGGGTCTTGAGGGCGAGCAGTTGTCCCTTGGTCAGCCCGGGCAGCTTCTGGTTGTTCGGCGGATTGAGCAGGATCGCACCGGCGGGGGTGGTCACACATGTGGCCCCGGCGCGCAGTGCGAGCCGAGTCTGATCCGAGAAGGTGAGCGTTGGCACGACCGAAAACTCTCTGCTAGCTAGCTACTTCGCGACCGCGACCAGCGCCGGGGTCAGCTTGTCGAGGATGTACGGCACCGACAGCGCGGTCGGCTGGTTCACCGCCGTGATATCCAGCGTGTTCAGGAACACCACGGTGTTCTTCCGCACCGCGGGCAGATCGGCGTATCCCGGGAGCTGGCGGTACTTCTCGTCCATGCCGGGACCAGCGCCTGCCAGCAGCAGATCGGCGGTGAGTTGGTCGACCCGCTCGGTCGAGAGCGCCAGACGGCCTTGAACGGAGGGCTGGTCCATCAGGTTCTGCGGAATGGTCATGCCCAGTTGCGCGAAGACGCGGGACGAGCCGTCGTTCGGATCGGTGAGCACCATCAACTGCGACATGCTGCCGAGCCAGGTGCTGGCAAAGGTCTTGCCCTTCAGGCCGGGATTGGCCGCGACGATTCCGGCGATCTTGCTGTCGACACCCGCGATCACCTTGTTCGCGGCATCCTGCTTGCCGAGGATCTTGCCGAGCGTGGTGACCTGGTCCTGCCACTTGCTGACCATGTCCTTGGTCAGGCCGGGCACGGTGGGCGCGATGCGAGACAGGGTGTCGTAGGTCTTCTGATCCGCGATGAACGGGTCGGCCAGGATCAGATCGGGCTCCAGTGCGGCGACCTCCTCGGAGAGGGTCGCGCTGCTGGTGATCGCCTTGGACGAACCCAGCTTGTCCGGCTGCCACGGCGGCACCGAGGTGGACGCGATCGCGGCATTGTCGATGTAGGCGACCGGAACCGTGTCCAGGGCCAGCGCGGTGTCGAGCCACTGATTGCCGAGCGTGACAACCTTTTTCGGGGTGCCCTGGATGGTGGTCTCGCCGCGGGCGTGGGTGATGGTGATCGCCTCGCCGCCGGAATCGCCGCCGTCAGTGCTCGCCCCGCAACCGGCGATGCCGAGTGCGAGCGCGCCCGCCATTGCCGCCATTGCCACGCGCACCAGGCCACGTCGGGTCCGAACCGTTGTCATCGTTGCATCCTCCTTCGTCGAGGAACGCCCTCGATCCGGTTCTGTCGAGCCCGACTCAGCATAAGTCAGCCAAGGCTAACCTACCTAACGCCGACAATGGTCCGCCCCGGCAGGGCGGTTAGGGTCGTCAGCGATGAACTCCGTACCTGGTTCCCTTGTGCTGGCGATCGCGGCGTTCGGGGCGATCGTCACCGCCGGACGGTGGTGGCTGGTGAGCGACACGAATCTGGATCGCGTGGTCAATCGCCTGTGGAGTTGGGAGATCTGCGGGTTCCTGGTGCACGGCATCGTGTCGGCAGCAGGTTTCCCGAATCTGGCTCGGCAACTCTTCATGTGCTGCGGGTTGATGGCGGGTGCCGCCGCGTACGGGTTCGCGCGACTGTTGTTCGAGGGGAAGGCCCGATATCAGGGGCGCCGCAGGCAAAGCCGGTACGACACGCTGGCGGCGGTCGCGGCCGGTACCCTGCTGCTGGCCGAACCCGCCAGGAACTACCTGCTGCCGTTCGATTGGTCCAGTGCGGTGTGGGCGGGTTCCGGAGTCTTCACGACAATTTCGGGATTGATGATCCTGCGTGTCTGTGCCCGAGACTTGCGGACGGGAGACCTGACGACCAGAGAGATGATGCTGGACCTCGCCCTGCTCGTCCTCTCGATCTACTGGACCGTGGGTTCCGCCATCTCCGTCGTCCGGACAGTCGCGGGGGTGCCGCCGACCGAACCGGGCGTGGTGTGGGTAACTGTCACGTTCGCCAGCTTCTTCCTTGTCACCCTGCTGATTTCGATCCCGATGGTCAACGTGCTGCTCACACGCGTGGGATGGGATCGCGCGAGTCGGCACTGTCGCCGCCTCGGCCCGATGTGGCACGACCTCACCGCAGCGGTGCCGGAAGTCGTGCTGCCGCACGATGACTCGGCGCGCGATGATTCCGCGTACCGGCGGTACCGGATGACTGTCGAGATCTGGGACGCGATGTTGCAATTGCGGCCGTACATGCAGGAAACCGGGGTCCGCCCGATGTTCGGCGACGGCGCCAAGCGCTACGCGCAGATGATGGCGCGGGCAGGCCACGCGAAGGTTCGGGGTGCGCTCCCGGCCTCGAAGCCAGGTGCCTGGGCCGTGCCGCGCCCACCCGATCGCTCCGCGGAGCTTCGTACGCTTCTGGCCTTGGCTCGGGTCTGGCCGGCCGCCCGGACGCGCGTCCAGCAGGACATTCGAGCTTCCTAGTCCGGATTGGTCGGCAAATGGGCTGCGGCTCTACTGTCGACGGCGATGAGCGCCATACCGTCTTGGACCGTGCTACCGGTCATTGCCCTCGCCCTGGCGATCGTCGTCGGTCGCTGGATTCTCGTCGACGACACCGCCGCTGACCGCGCCATCAACCGCGCGTTGACGTGGTACGTCGGCGCGCTGGCGCTGTATGGGGCGGCAGCGGCGATCGGCTGGGCCGAGGCCGCGCAACGGCTGTATCTCGGCTGCAGCGCGCTGGCCTGTGCCAGTCTTTACGGCTTTACCTGGCTGCTCAACGGAGGCGCTGCGGAGGCTGCTCCGCGGCGGCAACGCAGGTACGATTCCGTCGCCGCCGTGACTGCCCTAGCGGTCCTGGTCGGACCAATGGAGCTGGTCACCGCCGTCTGGGTAGCTTGGGGGCTGCCGGTTTTGGTCTCGGGTTTGCTGATCACTCGAGCATGTGTCCGAGAATTGCGGACCGCAGGCGCCACGACACACGAAAAAGTGGCGTACTCGGCGTTGCTCATAGTCGCTCTGCACTGGGTGCTCTCCGCGATCATCATGACCGTGCGTGCGATCTGCGGAACCACGCCCCAGAACTCCGGAATCCCGTGGATCGTGCTGTCTACTGCAAGCTTTGTGCTGCTTGCCGCGTTGATCGCTGTCCCCTTGGTGATCGCGATCATGGTCCGTACCGGTTGGGACCGAAACGGTCGGGCATGCCGTCGGTTGCAACCGCTGTGGAAGGACCTCACCGCTGCGGTACCCGAGGTGGTCCTGAGGTACGAGCGCACCGACGGGCGGGCATCCGCGTCCCGCCTGTATCGGATGACCGTCGAAATCGGCGACGCCCTTATGCATCTGCGGCAGTTCGCGCCTGACGACGGCTCGACTCGGACGGACACCATCCACGCCTACGCCCAGCGGATCGCCGAAGCCGCCGAGCTGAAGCGACTCGGTACCCCGCCGAGTCGAACCCACCACACGCGCAGCACAATTCGGCCGCCAGCCGACGACCGCAGCACCGAACTGCGTAATCTGCTCGCCTTGTCCCGCGAATGGCCCCGTGCCCGAGCTGCGGCAGCGATGGGGAAAACTGTCTAGCCCGAAGCGCCTTGTTCGGTAGGTGACGCCGACAAACTCGCGCAAGCTATGTCGGTTCCACGCGCCGATCCCACACCCTGTCCTGTGGTTCGCTATGCGGTCGGAGGGGACATATCGTTTACGGGATGCATTCCGCGCCTCCGGTGCTCACGGCCGCCGCCGTCCTATTCGTCGGCTTGATCACAGTCGGTCGCTGGCTGCTCGTCAACGACTCTCCGGTCGACCACCTGATCAACCGCGCGTTGCGCTGGAATATCGGTTCCGTCAT from Nocardia iowensis includes these protein-coding regions:
- a CDS encoding thioesterase II family protein, which gives rise to MQHKPGWIRKFHKPDSPGRLPLLIFPHAGAGASAYRALSKAFSAHYDVIIFQYPGRQDRAKEPALTSLQDIAAGAFGEFRMSEYNRDEPIIAFGHSMGALVSFEFVRLALAAGVDVRQLTVSAAVAPSRAEYRTPTPEDDDELLDHLIMLEGINSDVLASREIMRMSLPAIKADHKASEAYRCPANVRVGTRIHAIGGDRDPIVSMADLHGWHQHGDDVEVTMFEGGHFYLNNHVEAMAELLAKDARR
- a CDS encoding polyketide synthase, with the protein product MTAATAHGVDHIVIAGMAVEAPGGIDSPGSFWSALAASKELLGPFPRDRGWPIDELLSLSRLDDWGTVCDAGGFIDNAAEFDPAFFWISPREAIATDPQQRVALRVAWRALENTGLNPGALAGEDAGCFIGCSPTEYGPPGAEVNEYNGVRVIGYGLLSVAGRVSHGLGLTGPSMTVDAACASSLTAVHLAAAAVRDGDCEWALAGAVCVMGAPGVFYEFAKHNALSNDGHCRSYSDDATGTLWGEGAGIVIVERESRARRLGHRIHGRLLASHHNHNGKGKPILVPRTDAQERLIRKTIAKSGIDPADVGMIEGHGTATRAGDPVELRALQNTYGAAGSAPLLGSVKSNAGHAQAAAGMLGLIKLLLAGRHGQIPATLFADNPTTRVDWDRSSLRLATELQPWEPKNGMRYGAVSSFGAAGSNAHAILEMPVREENDDV
- the nbtC gene encoding nocobactin polyketide synthase NbtC produces the protein MSSYRLPDGSIPVLLSADAPATLRAEAAAILAYLEARSAVTPDRVADMLFRTRVARRHRALLVVTGRDDLVAALTAVRDGHDHPAVVRTTEPAAARRLAYVLPGQGSQRPGMGKLFYDQVAAFRAEVDRCDAIFHDLFGASPLSYLLDADAVADDNATIVQPALFMQMVGLGAMWRSVGVEAAVTVGHSQGEIAAAYLAGKMTLADAIVVVGTRARAVDKIASDRYAMAVVAADRDECEDLLARQSGWAQVSVVNSPRMVGISGDRDTVQAVVDVFADRGRFARVIRVRYPAHTSLLNEFRDVIRDAVHSRLANTRFLESEIDCVGATLGDIIPVDRPVDEYWFWNLRNPVRFDRAIAGAVAREVDTFVELAEHPTLQLAVEESLAEYAADRGTVVRGTSSRTATDLSEFTRNLAVLAVNDLNYPWESLRVDANAPARLPLSDFPNVRMNEVPLWLPHDVTHGRARSTAARPGVVAAARPEPVATASATAKPQLLVEDWVRLTRRSMTAPRALGIVDHTGRSAELATALVDYASTQGLGGRRLDIEAASGDREVDTVLVLLPAMPDLDGSAAVAEVAEFLGARRWWFKPDAGVTEYWLLTVGGEAVVPGDAPPHPVHAAASAGFRSASAEYPGVAFRHLDLAPDQATAQAVSSIVTAVHTAEESELALREGNLYAKRLVEADHTALLSGPSTPENVVITGGTGSLGLEFCEHVVRHGARCVTLVSRSGESDAVARRLRELRALGSAEITVIASDIGDKASVAQLADRLRDTPAHLIIHAAADNSVIGELELTEITHGQVEQALSGKVVGITNILDALTRADGCEIVLCSSLAATLGGRGTVVYAAANRMVDAIARQHLADGLRCVSVQWGQWAVFEGSGNADIVKLAEVGYLPMASSDAIALGLGGLRGNAVVAAMDWARGRTVLSAFGYNPLLSGLETPAAAALPVAEPAPVVGGATVRAVDLPDRMVRLLAEILGADDIDTIDSTRSLVALGLDSLQALELRRRVHSEFGAELPVADLIGGAALDDVVRIVRDATGGATPQVVVTEAAPPTRSAPAVRSLPSGVTASVAERINRAKEAARHAVPSDLDVDRFRSARRDMDLFGLRAMLAALQPFLSDTEIRSVDDIATRMRFAPRHRWLLRQWLQALASDGGVEGDVERGYRYVRPVPAPTRRSLVEVCADLGYSRPLATFLQATDDKLTELAQGAMQVQELLFPNGDMATAEAAYRDNISSRYLNLAAGRAVADLVDGLRGDRSPVRVLELGAGIGGTTDDVTAALSGLPVEYHFTDVSTFFLAAAKQRFAHYPWMRYGIVDMNADLGNQPRYDIVIAANVLHNAYDIAVTLGQLHDLLNPGGAVVIIETCHAHCEQLTSVHFLMSPREDQPHAGLTDVRAGTDRIFLTEHEWRNELAAAGLTPELVLPEADHPVAMLDQRVFVAVRGRDS
- a CDS encoding SagB family peptide dehydrogenase → MPTLTFSDQTRLALRAGATCVTTPAGAILLNPPNNQKLPGLTKGQLLALKTLNQRSATLAELSQAAGEDDVTDLVERLATEGWLAVTVRDGGRDLYSVQPFGRPRPRPDNRPIWSATLSKFAVLHRDSDGFVLEHPLSWCDVRIHDPRLLALLDGPGAADSNLPIAVKTQFADDLFRCGFLVADTDADDHDFTTRSWSAPDLWFHRRSTLGERIVTWEHFGPTKWAKGQFPQPPARKAAYPGEPIALPTPDLSALRETDPTLTAVLEDRISTREFDDTAPITVAQLGELLYRTARIRSTRSEVAGEELVSKPYPSGGSVYELELYPVVRHVAGLAPGMYHYDSHEHVLRPVAAADSPAVAKLVKSTSATLSEGAQPQVLLVMGARTGRVMWTYEQVSYAVVLKHVGVLMQTIYLAATAMGLGACAQGFGDTEAFVTATGVDELEECSVGSIIIGSPAPR